The following are from one region of the Corythoichthys intestinalis isolate RoL2023-P3 chromosome 17, ASM3026506v1, whole genome shotgun sequence genome:
- the LOC130905773 gene encoding tigger transposable element-derived protein 1-like, whose product MAPKGKTDSSDGRRMKKRKAITMEVKLDIVKRSRRGETPTSIGRVLDLSRSTVATIIKDQERILEHVKASPHMKSTIISKQNGGLMMEMERLLLRWLGDQHQRGLPVSLVLIQQEAKRLFEMLKSEKWAGSEGKSFVASRGWFMRFKARANLHNLKVEGEATSGEHEAGSDFPNALAEIIKEGVNECCDQQVLGEDSLLKPTLNIIKMDVEAVQKEEPDSPIPEPKKFTCKNLAAGFLLIEEGLAKFQAEDPDTNRYARVFKGVMDNLRCYKEMWEEEKRASFQSNLERFFKMVERPLPDPVPSTSTASTSPANK is encoded by the coding sequence ATGGCACCCAAAGGCAAGACGGACTCGTCCGACGGCCGCCGTATGAAGAAAAGGAAAGCCATCACCATGGAGGTGAAGTTAGATATCGTAAAGCGATCGAGACGTGGAGAAACTCCAACCAGCATCGGTCGTGTGCTCGACTTAAGCCGCTCCACCGTCGCTACGATCATCAAGGATCAAGAACGTATTTTGGAGCACGTGAAAGCATCCCCGCATATGAAATCTACTATCATAAGCAAGCAGAACGGCGGGCTCATGATGGAGATGGAAAGATTGCTATTGCGTTGGCTTGGGGACCAGCATCAGCGAGGTCTGCCTGTGAGTTTGGTGTTGATCCAACAAGAAGCTAAGCGTCTATTCGAGATGCTGAAAAGCGAAAAGTGGGCAGGCAGTGAGGGGAAATCGTTCGTCGCAAGTAGAGGTTGGTTCATGCGATTCAAAGCTCGTGCAAATTTGCATAACCTTAAAGTGGAGGGTGAAGCCACAAGTGGTGAGCATGAAGCTGGGAGTGATTTCCCCAATGCCTTGGCTGAGATCATCAAGGAGGGGGTGAATGAATGTTGTGACCAACAAGTACTAGGTGAGGATTCGCTTTTGAAGCCTACTTTAAATATCATCAAGATGGATGTAGAAGCGGTTCAGAAAGAGGAGCCGGATTCACCGATCCCTGAGCCTAAGAAGTTCACTTGCAAGAACTTGGCGGCTGGTTTCTTGCTGATAGAGGAAGGTTTAGCAAAGTTCCAAGCTGAGGACCCCGATACGAACAGATACGCCAGAGTCTTCAAAGGGGTGATGGATAACCTGAGGTGTTACAAGGAGATGTGGGAGGAGGAAAAGAGAGCTTCCTTCCAGTCTAACCTCGAGCGGTTCTTCAAGATGGTCGAGAGGCCCCTTCCGGATCCCGTACCGTCGACTTCGACCGCTTCCACGTCTCCTGCGAACAAGTAG